One Candidatus Acidiferrales bacterium genomic region harbors:
- a CDS encoding cytochrome b/b6 domain-containing protein: MRHSAVVRITHWIITLGFFALLLTGIEILISHPRFYWGETGNDLTKPLFQIPIPSSRDMVPTGYNYVLPDQNGWSRALHFEAAWLVFFTGLLYVLFGIFSGHLRKNLLPAKSDLSWRSLWATILNHLRFRRPLEHEAWSYNILQRLSYLFVIFVLFPLVIWTGLAMSPTFTAAFPSSVILLGGRQSARTIHFFVSIVLALFLVVHIAMISLAGFRSRTRAMVTGRADAGEEHT, encoded by the coding sequence ATGCGCCATTCTGCAGTTGTGCGGATCACTCACTGGATTATCACGCTAGGCTTCTTTGCCCTGCTCCTCACCGGCATTGAAATTCTGATTTCTCATCCGCGCTTCTACTGGGGCGAGACGGGAAACGATTTGACCAAGCCGTTATTTCAAATCCCCATCCCCTCCTCGAGAGATATGGTCCCGACGGGTTACAACTACGTCCTGCCGGACCAGAATGGCTGGAGCCGCGCGCTGCACTTCGAAGCTGCGTGGCTCGTGTTCTTCACTGGCTTGCTGTACGTGCTGTTTGGTATTTTCTCCGGGCATCTCCGGAAAAACTTGCTGCCGGCCAAGTCTGATCTTTCCTGGCGAAGTCTATGGGCAACAATCCTCAACCATCTGCGGTTCCGGCGGCCGCTTGAACACGAAGCGTGGTCCTACAACATACTCCAGAGGCTTTCGTATCTTTTTGTGATCTTTGTTTTGTTCCCTCTGGTGATCTGGACTGGCCTGGCAATGTCTCCAACATTTACTGCAGCGTTTCCGTCGTCGGTCATTCTCCTGGGCGGCCGGCAATCCGCTCGCACGATTCACTTCTTTGTTTCCATTGTTCTCGCCCTGTTTTTGGTGGTGCACATTGCGATGATTTCTCTGGCTGGATTCCGGAGCCGCACGCGAGCGATGGTCACCGGACGAGCAGACGCAGGTGAGGAGCACACATGA
- a CDS encoding nucleotidyltransferase family protein: MLAVVILGAGESRRMGQPKALLPFPENFAPRAAREPSDAGPKPAAAKSSQQHSTKTFLCHLIDVTRHPRAGLLRVVVGAHAEEIRARAKLDAEELVVNEEWQRGQLSSLRAAIRSLPAGATEGMLVCLVDHPLISERVIAQLMDAFDGAKNRVVIPTFRGRRGHPVIFSSALYSELLNAPEEIGARAVVRAHDGDVIEVAVEEEGVLLNLNEPESLRRIANPT; the protein is encoded by the coding sequence ATGCTGGCCGTTGTGATTTTGGGGGCGGGCGAATCGCGGCGCATGGGCCAGCCGAAAGCGCTGCTTCCCTTCCCTGAAAATTTTGCGCCTCGTGCAGCGCGAGAGCCATCGGATGCCGGGCCGAAGCCCGCCGCCGCGAAATCTTCGCAGCAGCATTCAACGAAAACATTCTTGTGCCATTTAATCGATGTGACGCGGCATCCGCGTGCGGGACTTCTGCGCGTCGTTGTGGGTGCGCACGCGGAAGAAATTCGCGCGCGTGCGAAATTGGACGCGGAAGAACTCGTGGTGAATGAGGAGTGGCAGCGCGGGCAGCTTTCGTCGCTGCGTGCAGCGATACGCAGCTTGCCGGCAGGCGCGACGGAGGGAATGCTCGTTTGCCTGGTGGATCATCCGCTGATTTCGGAGCGCGTGATCGCGCAGCTGATGGATGCATTCGATGGAGCGAAAAATCGCGTCGTGATTCCGACATTTCGCGGACGGCGCGGGCATCCAGTGATTTTTTCGAGCGCGCTTTACAGCGAATTGCTGAATGCACCGGAAGAAATTGGCGCGCGAGCCGTGGTACGTGCACACGATGGAGATGTGATTGAAGTTGCGGTGGAAGAAGAAGGTGTGTTGCTGAATTTGAACGAGCCTGAATCTCTGCGGCGAATTGCGAATCCAACGTAA
- a CDS encoding molybdopterin-dependent oxidoreductase, which produces MTKVSRRKLILGGLALAAGASGLDAAAKLAEKYGLIPPDHRGIYGPGETLNYAFQRLLGRHSLAREFPASMISKRPFANEIAPPSDAFKRLQAGGFADWRLTVDGLVERPASFSLDQIRSFPRRSQITEVACEEGWSYVAEWIGARLSDILNTTIVRPQAKYVVYFSMDPQWWDSLDMDEATHPQTFLTYGMNGKDLPVGSGGPLRMRVPRQLGYKSVKFITHLTVIDDIKKFRNGLGSFEPEGGYAWYAGI; this is translated from the coding sequence ATGACAAAGGTCTCACGGCGTAAGTTGATTCTGGGTGGACTCGCATTGGCAGCAGGAGCAAGCGGTCTGGACGCAGCCGCCAAGCTGGCGGAAAAGTACGGCTTGATTCCGCCGGACCACAGGGGAATCTATGGCCCAGGTGAAACGCTGAACTATGCTTTCCAACGCCTGCTGGGGCGCCACTCTCTGGCGCGCGAGTTCCCCGCGAGCATGATTTCGAAGCGCCCCTTCGCGAACGAAATTGCTCCGCCGAGTGACGCTTTCAAGCGCCTGCAGGCTGGCGGATTCGCAGACTGGCGGCTGACCGTGGACGGCCTGGTGGAGCGGCCCGCCTCGTTTTCGCTTGACCAAATCCGGAGCTTTCCACGCCGCAGCCAGATTACCGAAGTCGCCTGCGAAGAAGGCTGGTCCTACGTAGCCGAGTGGATTGGCGCGCGGCTCTCTGACATCCTGAATACGACAATAGTTCGCCCGCAGGCCAAATACGTGGTCTATTTTTCGATGGATCCGCAATGGTGGGACAGCCTCGATATGGACGAAGCGACGCATCCTCAGACTTTTCTCACCTATGGGATGAATGGGAAGGATCTCCCAGTGGGCAGTGGCGGCCCGCTGCGCATGCGTGTCCCACGACAGCTTGGCTACAAGAGCGTCAAGTTCATTACGCATTTAACCGTCATCGACGACATCAAGAAGTTCAGGAACGGACTGGGTTCGTTCGAGCCAGAAGGTGGCTACGCCTGGTACGCAGGCATCTGA
- a CDS encoding ABC transporter permease translates to MTTLWQDLRYAFRVLIKSPGFTLIAVLTLALGIGANTAIFTVVNGVLLQPLPYPQPQQLVQLHETLTLSGKGLGTASGPDFDDWRAQSRSFSGLAAYFEDGLNLTGSGEPQRLRNMEVSADFFGLLDAQPALGRLFNSSDFNAGARVAVLSNGLWHRVFGADPNIVGKTLELSGEVYTVAGVTSPSFAPVQDEELWTSLTPDNPLVQDRGSHALEVIGRLKLGVSLAAASADMDTIGARLRKQYPDTNAKRGIRTDSLQDLRVRNIRPALLTLLAAVGFVLLIACVNVANLLLARGTTRRKEMALRAALGAGRGRIMRQLLTESVVLAIVGAALGLAFAYSATPALLSIAPANMLQTAGSIHIGSRILLFTAALSLLTGLLFGLVPALHSGRVDLGATLKEAGERSGSAGGMSRFKSFLVAFEIATAMLLLIGGGLMLRSFSSLLHVAPGFDPHNVLTMELYLPSTTVAQVPTRLASIHEMLGHIKALPGVVSASSIVYLPFSGLNINGDFKIQGRPMPKPGDNQVAEWRLVSAGYLTTMHVPILRGRDLSDSDDASGVLVAVVNRAFAEEYFPNQDPIGQSVNLWDGVHPWLRIVGVAGDERQFGPTEPPRPSVYVCMSAMNPSDAAQFLPGLPISLVVRTEAAPANSAKPVVSAIHTVDSQIPVSRTIPFEDLISQSLSQPRLAATLLGVFAALALILAAVGLYGVMAYVVTQRTREIGIRVALGAQQKDVLHLVLGQGAKLVGVGVAAGIVAALGLTRLMSSLLFGVSAADPATFILVAVVLAAVALFACYIPARRAMRTDPMVALRYE, encoded by the coding sequence ATGACAACACTCTGGCAGGATTTGCGCTATGCCTTTCGAGTTCTTATCAAGTCTCCCGGTTTCACGTTGATTGCCGTCCTCACTCTCGCTCTCGGCATCGGTGCCAACACCGCCATCTTCACCGTCGTCAACGGCGTTTTGCTCCAACCCCTCCCTTATCCCCAGCCGCAGCAACTCGTCCAACTTCACGAAACCTTGACCCTTTCGGGAAAGGGCCTTGGCACGGCCTCCGGCCCCGATTTCGATGATTGGCGCGCACAGAGTCGCTCTTTCTCCGGCCTCGCCGCCTATTTCGAGGATGGCCTGAATCTCACTGGCTCCGGCGAGCCGCAGCGCCTTCGCAACATGGAAGTTTCTGCTGACTTCTTCGGCCTGCTCGACGCTCAACCGGCCCTCGGACGATTGTTTAACAGCAGTGACTTCAATGCCGGTGCGCGCGTTGCGGTACTAAGCAACGGCCTCTGGCATCGCGTCTTCGGTGCAGACCCGAACATTGTGGGGAAAACTTTGGAACTCAGTGGCGAGGTTTATACCGTCGCAGGCGTCACTTCCCCCAGCTTTGCTCCCGTTCAGGACGAAGAACTCTGGACGTCGCTCACTCCGGATAATCCGCTTGTCCAGGATCGTGGCAGCCATGCCTTGGAAGTGATTGGCAGGCTTAAACTGGGCGTCTCGCTTGCCGCGGCCTCTGCGGACATGGACACCATCGGCGCGCGTCTCCGGAAGCAATATCCCGACACAAATGCCAAGCGCGGCATTCGCACGGATTCGCTTCAAGACCTTCGCGTTCGCAATATTCGTCCGGCACTCCTAACCCTTCTTGCTGCCGTCGGCTTCGTACTCCTTATCGCTTGCGTGAACGTTGCCAATCTCTTGCTCGCGCGCGGGACCACGCGGCGCAAGGAGATGGCTCTTCGCGCCGCCCTGGGTGCGGGCCGTGGCCGCATCATGCGTCAATTGCTCACAGAAAGTGTCGTGCTGGCCATCGTCGGTGCCGCTTTGGGACTTGCCTTCGCGTATAGCGCCACTCCTGCGCTCCTTTCCATCGCGCCCGCAAACATGCTCCAAACCGCCGGCTCGATTCACATTGGCTCGCGCATCCTGCTCTTTACCGCGGCGCTCTCGTTGCTCACCGGCCTGCTCTTCGGCCTCGTGCCCGCTCTCCACTCTGGTCGCGTCGATTTGGGCGCCACTTTGAAGGAGGCCGGAGAACGCTCCGGCTCCGCAGGCGGCATGTCGCGCTTCAAGAGCTTCCTCGTCGCTTTTGAAATCGCCACTGCTATGTTGCTCCTTATCGGAGGAGGCCTGATGCTCCGTTCCTTCTCCTCGCTTCTCCATGTTGCGCCCGGATTCGATCCTCACAACGTCCTCACCATGGAGCTGTATCTTCCAAGCACCACCGTGGCTCAGGTTCCCACGCGCCTCGCTTCGATTCACGAAATGCTCGGCCACATCAAGGCGCTTCCAGGCGTCGTCTCTGCCAGCAGCATTGTGTACCTCCCGTTTTCTGGTCTGAACATTAATGGTGACTTTAAGATTCAGGGTCGGCCCATGCCCAAGCCCGGAGACAATCAGGTAGCGGAATGGCGCCTCGTCAGCGCCGGCTATCTCACCACCATGCACGTTCCCATTCTTCGCGGCCGTGATCTCTCCGATAGCGACGACGCAAGCGGCGTTCTCGTTGCTGTTGTCAATCGCGCGTTCGCAGAAGAGTACTTTCCCAATCAGGACCCCATCGGCCAAAGCGTCAATCTTTGGGATGGAGTTCACCCCTGGCTCCGCATCGTCGGTGTCGCTGGCGACGAGCGTCAGTTCGGTCCTACAGAACCTCCGCGCCCATCCGTCTACGTCTGCATGAGCGCAATGAATCCATCGGACGCCGCTCAGTTTCTTCCCGGCTTGCCGATCAGCTTGGTCGTGCGCACCGAAGCAGCTCCGGCGAACTCCGCGAAGCCCGTCGTTTCCGCGATTCATACGGTGGATTCCCAGATTCCGGTCTCGAGGACCATTCCGTTCGAAGATCTGATCTCCCAATCCCTTTCCCAGCCGCGTTTGGCCGCGACTCTCCTTGGTGTTTTCGCCGCCCTCGCGCTTATCCTCGCCGCCGTCGGGCTGTACGGAGTGATGGCCTACGTTGTCACCCAGCGCACGCGCGAGATCGGCATTCGCGTTGCGCTCGGCGCGCAACAAAAAGATGTTCTGCATCTCGTCTTGGGGCAGGGGGCAAAACTCGTTGGCGTCGGCGTCGCGGCAGGAATCGTTGCCGCGCTCGGTCTGACGCGCCTGATGTCCAGCTTGCTGTTCGGCGTCTCAGCTGCGGACCCGGCCACATTTATTCTCGTGGCTGTCGTGCTCGCCGCCGTCGCGCTTTTCGCTTGTTACATTCCCGCGCGCCGCGCCATGCGCACGGATCCTATGGTCGCGCTTCGCTATGAATAG
- a CDS encoding XdhC/CoxI family protein — protein MDLFEEIVRMRRAGQRGALATIVHTNGSIPSYESSRMLVREDGSIAGTVGGGCVEAEVWAAAKEAIHEETPRKMTFNLNNEAAYDAGLICGGTLEIFVEPILPQPKLYLFGGGHVSTALARVAHLAGFSITVIDDRASFANAERFPMAEEAITTYEEAFGKVKPNASSYLVIVTRGHKDDMRVLEWAVGTDARYIGMIGSKRKVISVYKALEKQGIAAKQFARVHAPVGLEIGALTPEEIAVSVTAELIAIRRNAPSGVTHKAVRLDKVPALKHE, from the coding sequence ATGGATCTGTTCGAAGAAATTGTGCGGATGAGGCGCGCGGGGCAGCGCGGCGCGCTGGCGACGATCGTACACACAAACGGCTCGATCCCAAGCTATGAGAGTTCGCGGATGTTGGTGCGCGAAGACGGCTCGATTGCTGGCACCGTCGGCGGCGGATGCGTCGAGGCGGAAGTGTGGGCCGCGGCGAAAGAAGCGATTCACGAAGAGACGCCGCGGAAGATGACGTTCAATTTGAACAATGAGGCGGCATACGACGCGGGATTGATTTGCGGCGGGACGCTGGAGATTTTCGTCGAACCGATTTTGCCGCAGCCGAAGCTATATTTGTTCGGCGGCGGGCACGTCTCGACGGCGCTGGCGCGCGTGGCGCATCTGGCAGGATTTTCGATCACGGTGATCGACGACCGGGCGAGCTTCGCGAATGCGGAACGCTTTCCGATGGCCGAAGAAGCGATCACGACGTACGAAGAGGCGTTTGGAAAAGTTAAGCCGAACGCGTCGTCGTACCTCGTGATTGTGACGCGCGGGCACAAGGACGATATGCGCGTGCTCGAATGGGCCGTCGGCACAGACGCGCGCTACATCGGAATGATCGGCAGCAAACGCAAAGTGATCTCCGTTTACAAGGCACTGGAGAAACAAGGCATCGCCGCGAAACAGTTCGCGCGCGTGCATGCGCCGGTGGGATTGGAAATCGGCGCGCTGACGCCGGAAGAAATCGCCGTGAGCGTGACGGCGGAGCTGATTGCGATTCGCAGAAATGCGCCGTCCGGCGTGACGCACAAAGCGGTGCGTTTGGACAAAGTGCCCGCGCTGAAGCACGAGTGA
- a CDS encoding zinc-binding dehydrogenase, translated as MKAVIFTQHGGPEVLTYTDVVEPKPRADEVLVRVRACALNHLDLWIRRGIPGIAIPMPHINGSDIAGEIAAAGELVSDIRAGEKILLQPGVSCGRCAACLAGNDNLCRKYTLLGYLVNGGYAEYVVAPARNVMAMPAGLSFEEAAAIPLVFLTAWHMLVTRAKLQAGEDVLILGGGSGVGSAGIQIAKVLGARVIATVGSEEKAEKARALGADDVIIHTKENFQAKVKELTAKRGVDVVFEHVGTATWPQSIASLAVNGRLVTCGATTGFDAKIDLRFLFSRHLSILGSYMGSKAELFPVLELVARKLVHPVVDKIFPLAEARAAHERLESREQFGKIVLKT; from the coding sequence ATGAAAGCAGTCATTTTCACGCAGCACGGCGGGCCGGAAGTTCTAACGTACACGGACGTCGTCGAGCCAAAGCCGCGCGCCGATGAAGTTCTGGTGCGCGTCCGCGCCTGCGCACTCAATCATCTGGACCTGTGGATTCGCCGCGGCATCCCCGGCATTGCAATTCCGATGCCGCACATTAACGGGAGCGATATCGCAGGCGAAATCGCCGCGGCGGGCGAACTCGTCAGCGACATTCGCGCGGGCGAAAAAATTCTGCTGCAGCCGGGCGTCTCCTGCGGACGCTGCGCCGCGTGCCTTGCGGGCAACGACAACCTCTGCCGCAAATACACGCTGCTCGGCTATCTGGTCAATGGCGGCTACGCGGAATATGTTGTGGCGCCGGCGCGCAATGTGATGGCGATGCCTGCGGGACTTTCGTTCGAAGAAGCTGCGGCGATTCCGCTGGTTTTTCTCACGGCGTGGCACATGCTCGTCACGCGCGCGAAGCTGCAGGCCGGCGAAGACGTGCTCATCCTTGGCGGCGGAAGCGGAGTCGGGAGCGCAGGAATTCAAATCGCGAAGGTTCTCGGCGCGCGAGTGATCGCGACGGTCGGCAGCGAAGAAAAGGCCGAGAAGGCGCGCGCGCTAGGCGCGGATGACGTCATCATTCACACGAAGGAAAATTTTCAGGCGAAAGTGAAAGAGCTTACGGCGAAGCGCGGCGTTGATGTCGTGTTCGAGCACGTCGGCACAGCGACGTGGCCGCAAAGCATCGCGTCGCTCGCTGTGAATGGGCGGCTCGTCACGTGCGGCGCGACGACCGGGTTCGACGCGAAAATCGATCTGCGTTTTCTCTTCAGCCGCCATCTCTCGATTCTCGGTTCTTACATGGGCAGCAAAGCGGAACTTTTTCCTGTGCTCGAGCTTGTGGCGCGCAAGCTCGTTCATCCGGTCGTCGACAAAATTTTTCCGCTGGCGGAAGCGCGCGCGGCGCACGAACGGCTCGAATCGCGGGAGCAATTCGGCAAAATCGTTCTCAAGACCTAG
- a CDS encoding class I SAM-dependent methyltransferase has translation MSAAHSEYALGRTQQEYARLAHQSALMEPMTRRTFTDAGIVPGMRVLDLGSGAGDVCILLAGMVGQSGSVIGLDVDASAIAHASERAAAAGLRNISFINSDVSHFAPEEPIDAIVGRFILMYQPDPSATLAALAKHLRPGGVVAFLEPSFAAMPPNETVLSRVGSCVIETLRRTGAHLDLGLRLHTVFTKAGLPLPHMRFEAVMDGAPDSHIHQYITDTYASLLPKAIQLGVPTAEGLVPLDEIPHRISVELEALGYAAFVCPMVCAWCKT, from the coding sequence ATGAGCGCAGCGCATAGCGAATACGCCCTTGGCCGCACGCAGCAGGAATACGCCCGCCTCGCGCACCAATCTGCGCTCATGGAGCCGATGACACGCCGCACGTTCACCGACGCGGGCATCGTTCCCGGCATGCGCGTTCTCGATCTCGGCTCCGGCGCCGGAGACGTCTGCATACTGCTCGCCGGCATGGTCGGCCAGTCCGGCAGCGTCATCGGCCTCGATGTCGACGCCAGCGCCATCGCGCACGCCAGCGAACGCGCCGCTGCCGCCGGCTTGCGCAACATCTCTTTCATCAATTCCGACGTCTCTCACTTCGCGCCGGAAGAACCCATCGACGCCATCGTCGGCCGCTTCATCCTCATGTACCAACCCGATCCCAGCGCCACGCTCGCCGCTCTCGCCAAACATCTTCGCCCGGGCGGCGTCGTCGCTTTTCTCGAACCCTCCTTCGCAGCCATGCCGCCCAATGAAACTGTCCTCAGCCGCGTCGGCTCCTGCGTCATCGAAACGCTCCGCCGGACTGGCGCTCATCTCGATCTCGGCTTGCGTCTTCACACTGTCTTCACCAAAGCCGGTCTGCCGTTGCCGCACATGCGTTTCGAAGCCGTCATGGACGGCGCTCCGGACTCGCACATCCATCAATACATCACCGACACGTACGCCAGCCTTTTGCCCAAGGCCATCCAGCTCGGCGTCCCCACCGCTGAGGGTCTCGTGCCGCTCGACGAAATCCCTCATCGCATCTCTGTTGAACTCGAAGCTCTGGGCTATGCCGCCTTCGTCTGCCCCATGGTCTGCGCCTGGTGTAAGACCTAG
- a CDS encoding iron-sulfur cluster assembly scaffold protein produces the protein MNLRARFAILLVMHSAAVVDHFKNPRNAGDLPDATAAVDVSNPVCGDVLRLSVRVDAGKISAVRFKAQGCVATVASASALTELLIGKSLNEAWAVTAAKISDSLGGLPPATFHGAQLASDALVALFAKLK, from the coding sequence TTGAATCTCCGCGCTCGCTTTGCCATACTTCTTGTGATGCACTCTGCTGCTGTCGTCGATCATTTCAAGAATCCTCGCAACGCCGGCGATCTCCCTGATGCCACCGCTGCAGTGGACGTCTCGAATCCCGTTTGCGGCGACGTTCTTCGCCTCTCTGTTCGCGTCGACGCCGGCAAAATCTCTGCCGTGCGTTTCAAAGCTCAGGGCTGTGTCGCGACCGTCGCTTCCGCTTCCGCGCTCACCGAGCTCCTCATCGGAAAATCTCTCAATGAAGCTTGGGCCGTCACCGCCGCAAAAATCTCCGACTCGCTCGGCGGCCTGCCCCCGGCCACATTTCACGGAGCGCAGCTTGCCTCCGACGCTCTCGTCGCCCTCTTCGCCAAATTGAAGTAG
- a CDS encoding ABC transporter permease: MNTLWQDLRYAFRILIKSPGFTIVAVLTLALGIGANTAIFSLIDAVMLKSLPVKNPQQLALFQWDDNKWPPQFGQTGWDSKYSFSYPTFEEFRQQNKLFSGIFAWAPLGFNAQNTTVGINGQPTLANGMMVSGEFFSTLGVAPLLGRGINESDENPGAPHVAVVSYAYWTRQFAQSASILGQDVTLNGIPFSIVGVTPPTFYGVQIGIEPDLWVPFDDKPEMRPWSSPPGGGATSVFAAPNWLCVNVMGRLQNGVTRAQAQSGLDALFHQIVTANWHPDKPDQVPHMSLASATQGLPQLQQSTGQPLYVLMFAVGLVLLIACANVATLLLARATGRKKEISVRLAVGASRARLIRQLITESVLMSVLGGALGLLFASSGTRALVALMSGGGTPMVLDTGTDLKVLLFTLVAAILTGVIFGLAPAFRITRVELASAMKDSAANITDVRDKHRLGKSLIVAQVAASLVLMVGAGLFVRTLINFENNNFGFNQRNLLSFALDPTRAGYHDARLVNFYSQLLDRIQSIPGVKAATLMEYAPFNGWSNNNSVYAEGTAPKSDNPIIRSQHIGPDFFRTMGIPIILGRGILPSDTAASPIIAVVDETFAKKFFPGENPVGHRFSRGLKFDPQHTIEIVGVARPAELTDPRSEPLPKAYYAYAQSPKTLDMMFFEVRTQGPPSTVISELRDAVRQADPALPLMDLKTQTEETSEALSQERLFAQLTSVFGLLALTLAMIGLYGTMAYSVTRKTHEIGIRMALGAKPADVLRIVIRQGITLTLIGLAIGVVAALGVTRLVASLTFGVKSYDPLTFVAVAAVLVAVALFACYIPARRAMKVDPIVALRYE, from the coding sequence ATGAACACACTCTGGCAGGATTTGCGCTACGCATTTCGCATTCTCATCAAGTCTCCCGGCTTCACCATCGTTGCCGTTCTCACTCTCGCTCTCGGCATCGGCGCCAATACCGCGATCTTCAGTCTCATCGATGCCGTCATGCTCAAATCCTTGCCCGTGAAAAATCCTCAGCAGCTCGCCCTCTTCCAATGGGACGACAACAAATGGCCGCCGCAGTTCGGCCAGACAGGCTGGGATTCCAAGTACTCATTTTCCTATCCCACGTTTGAAGAATTCCGCCAGCAGAACAAATTGTTTTCCGGCATTTTCGCGTGGGCACCGCTCGGCTTCAACGCCCAGAACACCACGGTCGGCATCAATGGCCAGCCCACTCTCGCCAATGGCATGATGGTCTCGGGAGAATTCTTCTCCACGCTCGGCGTCGCTCCTCTTCTCGGTCGCGGCATCAACGAATCCGACGAAAACCCCGGCGCGCCGCACGTCGCCGTCGTCAGTTACGCCTATTGGACGCGCCAGTTCGCCCAGAGCGCCTCGATTCTTGGCCAGGACGTTACTTTGAATGGCATCCCTTTTTCCATTGTCGGTGTCACGCCGCCAACGTTTTACGGCGTTCAAATCGGAATCGAGCCTGATCTTTGGGTGCCCTTTGACGATAAGCCCGAAATGCGTCCTTGGAGCAGCCCGCCCGGCGGTGGCGCCACTTCCGTCTTCGCTGCGCCTAATTGGCTTTGTGTAAACGTCATGGGTCGTCTGCAAAATGGCGTGACGCGCGCTCAGGCGCAGAGCGGCCTCGACGCGTTATTCCATCAAATCGTCACCGCGAATTGGCACCCGGACAAACCCGACCAGGTCCCGCACATGTCCCTGGCTTCCGCCACGCAGGGCCTGCCCCAGTTGCAACAAAGCACCGGACAGCCGCTCTACGTTCTCATGTTCGCCGTCGGACTCGTCCTTTTGATCGCCTGCGCGAACGTCGCAACTTTGCTCCTCGCGCGCGCCACGGGCCGGAAGAAAGAAATCAGCGTGCGTCTGGCTGTAGGCGCTTCGCGCGCTCGTCTGATTCGCCAGTTGATCACCGAAAGCGTCTTGATGTCCGTTCTCGGCGGCGCGTTGGGATTGCTTTTCGCTTCCTCCGGAACACGCGCTTTGGTTGCGCTTATGTCCGGCGGTGGCACTCCGATGGTCTTGGATACCGGCACGGATCTGAAAGTACTCCTCTTCACGCTGGTCGCAGCAATCCTCACCGGAGTCATCTTCGGTCTCGCCCCCGCGTTTCGTATCACGCGCGTCGAGCTGGCATCCGCCATGAAAGACAGCGCCGCAAACATCACCGATGTGCGCGATAAGCATCGCCTCGGCAAATCGCTGATTGTCGCGCAGGTTGCCGCCTCTCTCGTCCTCATGGTCGGCGCGGGTCTTTTCGTTCGTACCCTCATCAACTTTGAAAACAACAATTTCGGTTTCAACCAGCGGAATTTGTTGAGCTTTGCCCTGGATCCGACTCGCGCGGGCTATCACGATGCTCGCTTGGTCAATTTCTATTCGCAGTTGCTGGATCGCATCCAGTCCATCCCTGGCGTCAAAGCCGCCACTTTGATGGAATATGCTCCCTTCAACGGCTGGTCCAATAATAATTCCGTGTACGCCGAAGGCACCGCGCCAAAATCCGATAACCCTATCATTCGCTCGCAACACATCGGCCCGGACTTCTTTCGCACCATGGGCATTCCCATCATTCTGGGCCGGGGCATCCTGCCGAGCGATACAGCGGCCTCGCCCATCATCGCGGTTGTCGACGAAACCTTCGCCAAGAAATTTTTCCCTGGGGAAAATCCCGTCGGTCACCGCTTCAGCAGAGGTTTGAAGTTCGATCCTCAGCACACGATTGAAATCGTCGGCGTGGCCAGGCCCGCGGAGTTGACCGACCCGCGCTCCGAGCCCCTCCCCAAGGCCTATTATGCTTACGCACAGAGTCCTAAGACTCTCGACATGATGTTCTTCGAAGTTCGCACCCAGGGCCCGCCGTCAACAGTGATCTCCGAGCTTCGAGACGCCGTGCGCCAGGCCGATCCCGCCCTGCCTCTTATGGATCTGAAAACGCAAACCGAGGAAACCAGCGAGGCTCTCTCTCAGGAGCGCCTCTTTGCCCAGCTCACCTCCGTTTTTGGCTTGCTGGCTCTCACGCTCGCCATGATCGGCCTTTACGGCACCATGGCATATTCCGTCACGCGCAAGACGCACGAAATTGGTATTCGCATGGCCCTGGGCGCCAAACCCGCCGACGTTCTCCGCATAGTCATCCGCCAGGGCATCACGCTGACTTTGATTGGCCTTGCAATTGGTGTCGTCGCCGCGCTTGGGGTCACGCGTTTGGTCGCGAGCCTGACTTTCGGCGTGAAATCCTACGATCCTTTGACCTTTGTCGCCGTCGCCGCGGTTCTCGTCGCTGTCGCGCTCTTTGCCTGTTATATTCCCGCGCGCCGCGCCATGAAAGTCGACCCCATCGTCGCGCTGAGGTATGAGTAG